From Antechinus flavipes isolate AdamAnt ecotype Samford, QLD, Australia chromosome 1, AdamAnt_v2, whole genome shotgun sequence:
TGCCCCGTCCCGGCCCAGCTTCCCGGCACtgttgtttttgtctctctctgaggTTCTGGTTATCCTCCCGGTCCCAGGCCACCTCAGAGAAGTGCCAGCTGACTTCCAGAGCCTGCTTTCCCCACCTTGCGTCTGGTCACAGGAAAGAGGCAGACCCGGGACTGCACTTTGTCTCTGACTTCCCTGAGACCCCGTGTCCATGCATCCTTAGCTTGGCAGGGATGCCGTCTCCCATTACTGCAGAGCAGGGTTACTGAGGGAGGTCGTGTGCCGATTAATGCCCCCATTTTCCATTAGAGTTAGCACCTCAACCAGCGATGCCCCAGCAAGTGTGGAGAGCCCCCTCCTGAGAGTTCTGTGCTTCTGGTCCATCCCGGCGTGATCGGGGATGGTGAGACGTGCTCCACATAAagcagagatgggatttaaacGGACCCTGGCGGGCCCGCCAGTGCAGCATTCCTCCCACTAAGTCACTCTTCAGGCCTGCCTCTGTGAATGGGCCCCTTCTGGCTGCAGCGCCTGGGATGGCCCAGGCCACGGGGAGGCTCGTGGTCCTTGCATCTGCTCTAAAGCCCTCTTTCCTCTGCCGTCCCAGTCACACCAGCGGCTGAAGCGCCGCTCTGGGCCAGAAGCCCTCAGATGCTGTCCCTAGCCCCGACTCCTCCTCACTCCTTGCCCTTCGTTCACCATTGCATCACCCTCCCCCTCACTTTCAGTGTCTGGGGCTGGTCAGGGGCCGTCCGcctccctcccctgccccagCACAGAATGTCATTGCTCCTTGAACCTCGGCCGCACTGAGATGTTAGAATGAGGCACGGGAGCGAGGGGCAGCCGCCGAGGTAGAGGCGTTGTGGCCTGCCTTCCACAGGACGGGCGGTGCAACGGGACGAGAGGGGGAAGCACTCTGGGGATGGTTTTGTTCTGCCCCCACTTTGGGCTTAGCAGGCCCTTAACACACTGTCTCATGGAAATGAGGGTACAAAGGTGtttattgggggaggggaagcagaTGGGACTGGGGGTTTAAGGTGAATTTGAGAAGATGTCACTGGAAGAGGTGCTGTCAGGAGCAAGCCGTGGTGGGGCCGAAGgcaggaggagaggggaggacaGTGGCACTAAGAGGCCAGGGCTGCTAGCTTCTGAGACCCTCCGACTCTGCAACAGCATCCGCAGGAGGGGCTGGGGCAGAGGAACAGGACTGTGTGACCCAGGCCTGGTTTTGGAAGGGCACAGGGatggtggggtgggggaggagtcTGGTGGTGGCGAGAGCAGCATGTGAAGTAGTTGATCAGCATGGCCAGGATCAGGAGGACAGAACCACCGAATGTCGGAAATGGGACAATGCCCTAGACATCCAGCCCAGCCCCTGctccctccccattttatagcgGGGCAACAGCCCCAGGGAGTGGGAGGTTTATGCCCAAGGACACCCGGCTAGAGAGCTGAGACTTGAACCCGTCACTCTACTCTCTCATTCACCTTGAAGCTTTTCCCCACCTCATCACAAAACCACTCACATTCAGGACAGGgtgattgttatttattatttgggCCTGAGCTACAGTCGCTGCGGTGTTGCCTCTGTCCACTGTCCagccttcctccccttcccctggcCTGTGTTTGGCCCGTCCTGGCGCCTCTGCTAGCTTAAGCTCAGGCGGGAAGTCTGGGTGAGCTGCTGCTTTGGTCCTAGAGCCCAGCCAGGTGGGTGCAGGCTCAGCACTTGTGGGAAGTCGGTAATAAATCCTGCGGGACGGAGCAGGGGTGACGGGGAGCTGGCCAGGCACCGGCCCTGAATGAAAAACCCTCACGGTAATCCAAGGGGAAGAAGCCCCCGTGTCCTTCATAAGCTTCCATGCTTGGGAGGGGCGGGGGGAGACAGACAGCAAAGCAAAGGGAGGAATGGTAAGGATATCATAAGGAAAAAGAGCAGGTGGCCGAGAAGTTGGGGATGCCCTTCTAGGCGGGGAAATGGGGGGAATGAAGGCACAGAGGTGGAGAACAAGTCAGCCTGTGGGGTCTGGGAGGGCAGAAGGCCCCTGATTAGGGCTAGGGAGACAGGCTTACAGGTCACCACAGTCACATGAGGAGAGTGTGCGGTGGGGTCACAGAGGGCCACAATTCCCTCCATGATGGGGAAAGGCGGGGAGGGAGGGTGGCTAATAAGGGGTCGGGGCTGACCTGTAGCTAGCTAGAGCCTTGTCAAAGAAACCCATCACTAACTCTGTTGAGCCACCTGCTGCCCTTCACTCTGTAGACATTCAAGAAGTGTTGAGATGGGTTCAATTGTATCCTTCACAAACATACTCCCCGCACTGCCCACAGTGCCTTGATGAAGCCCCTCAGCTCAGGATCCCCTTGACCAGGAGGTCAACCATCGGAAAAGGAGGCTTCTGAGGCCAGGGAGAGGGGGGCTGGGCTGGCGGCAGAGCGCCCTGCCACCAGTAGGTGCTTACCAAATGCTTGGTGCATTGAGGGGCCAGAGGgctgggaggggggaaggggagtgggCTGGTTGAATTTCTCAATCTGGAAGATGATCCCGCGGCAGGGGGAGCTTGAGTGACTGGATTCTGCAGTCTTGGGGAGGGGTCAGTCCTGAGTGCTCTGGGAGAAAGGCCAGACAGCTGTCATAAGGGAAGGGGAGGCCGGGAGGTCAGACGggcagaggaaagggaggaggttGCAGCATCCAGAGCTTTGACTATCCAGCATTAGGGAGCGGGCAGCGCAGGTGCAGGGTAAGAGGGGATGAGCAGCCACCATTCCTGCCTGAAAGCTCCCCAAAGCCCACAACAGGGGACCTGCCTCCCAGAGCTTGCTCACTCTAGTGCTTTCCTGATGGAAGTGGGTGGGGAGGACGGCCCACTCCAGTGAAAAACATCAGCTGCCAGACCTTAGGTCCGCTCATCCGGTGGCCTCGGGCGGGGGCTGGGGGTCGGATGGGAGCTTAGAAGCAGGAGTCAGTTAGGAGAAGCCCGGGATTCCGGTTCCAGGCTGGAGATGCAATCTGGGCTGGAAAAGGGAGGCCTAGACTAGGTTTGGGGTCACGGGGATAGGACAGCCCCTGGACCTCGGGTCCCAGGCCAGGCCGGGCGGGAATCGCGGGATGTGGACAAGGAAAGCCTGAGCTTCGGCCCGGTGGGTTCATGGATGCAGTGAAGTGAGAGGGCGTGAGTTTGGGAAGCCCTAGACCAGGCTGGGGGGCAAGAAGGGAGACGGTTCTGGGCCGCCTGGGGATGGGCTAGACTGTCAgggcagggaggagagagagggtgGGATttcggggccggggccggggccgggagGGGAGGCGCGGGACCCCTCCGCTCTGCCTTCACACCAACGCATAGTCGAACTGGCCCCTCTCTAGTGCCTCCTTGTGGTCGGTCCAGCTCGAGGCAGGCATGCGGCTGTAGGGGTCCAGGAGGATGCGGACGCAGCGCACCATGAGCAGCACCAGGAACAGCAGCAGAAAGAGAACAAAGGCGAAGACCGTTCGCTGCTCAGCGTCCAGCCCCGCGGACCCCCCGGACCCCCCCGGCCCTGGAGCCCCTGCCGGGGACAGCGCCTCGTAGTCTGGAGTCCAGGCGGAGCTCATGGCTCCACGGGCAGCTCACATCGCCTGCCTGGCCGCCTCCCCCTCTGGGGCCACGACCGGGACCGGACTGGCACAGAGacctgggggagagggagagaagccaCAAATGGCTGCCACGCCCCTAGCGGCCCCCGCCCCGCGCCTGTCTCACTTCGGCCCCTTCCGCGTGCCTTCGCCCCCCCAAACCCTCACTCAGTGCCCAACGCCACGGCTCCCTTAAATCTCCATCCCGCTACGCATCCTACACACCCATCCCCGCCCCCATACTCCGAGGCTCCCCTCATTACCACTCCGCTCCACAACCATACAcccctctctctctatttccccACTACCCTTCTTACAGCCCCCTTCTGCCCCCCACCTCACTTAAATTGTCCTGTCCCACTCTGGTCCGCCATCCCCCCAGAGTCCCATCACCTAATCTCCGGCGCCCCACAGTTTTCCTCATCCAGCCACACACCATACGGACCCCGGAAACCCAATTTAACTTCACCTTCTCTTTCCAACCCCCCTTCAGACCCTGGAACCTCAACACACCTTCCTCTCACACCACTTccatcctcctcccctccccgcccTCGTACACCCAATTTCCCTCGGTTCCATCCCCCATCTATTTCACCCTCAGCACCACCAGCCCCCTACTCCCTTACACCACTTCAAACCCACGTCCCCACCCATCTCACCTCACcacctcccaccctctccctacCTCTGAGCCCACCCACCCTTCTCCTACCTGCCCACGCCCAAGTACTCGCCTATCTCTCCTCTTGTCCCCCACCCAGCCCTCGGACTCGGAGGGAGGGGACGAAGAACCTGGAGAGCTGGGCACTCGAGTCATCTCGTTCCACACCACACCCTACACC
This genomic window contains:
- the CTXN1 gene encoding cortexin-1, translating into MSSAWTPDYEALSPAGAPGPGGSGGSAGLDAEQRTVFAFVLFLLLFLVLLMVRCVRILLDPYSRMPASSWTDHKEALERGQFDYALV